A window of Christiangramia forsetii KT0803 contains these coding sequences:
- a CDS encoding DUF4159 domain-containing protein: MPKLKILMIILSLGIFSIGNTQEIAVLKYNGGGDWYSNPTALPNLINFCNSNINTSIDPKPETVEPGSTDIFQFPFVHMTGHGNVVFSEAELENLRNYLLSGGFLHIDDNYGMNEYVRKEIKKLFPEKELSEIPANHPIFSSAYSFPNGLPKIHEHDAQRPQAFGIFENNRLVLLFTLESDLGDGWESAEVHNDPEEVRQKALRMGANIIKYAFEN, from the coding sequence ATGCCGAAACTTAAAATTCTAATGATCATTTTAAGTCTGGGAATTTTCAGCATAGGAAATACTCAGGAAATAGCAGTATTAAAATATAATGGCGGGGGTGACTGGTATTCTAATCCCACTGCCCTACCTAATTTAATTAATTTCTGTAATTCGAATATCAATACCAGCATAGATCCCAAGCCGGAAACTGTGGAACCCGGCAGTACAGATATTTTTCAATTTCCATTTGTACACATGACGGGGCATGGAAATGTAGTTTTTAGCGAAGCCGAACTAGAAAATCTTAGAAATTATCTTTTAAGTGGCGGATTTCTTCATATTGATGATAATTACGGAATGAATGAATATGTAAGAAAAGAGATTAAAAAATTGTTCCCGGAAAAGGAACTTTCTGAAATTCCTGCGAATCACCCTATTTTTTCTTCAGCTTATAGCTTTCCAAACGGACTCCCAAAAATTCACGAGCATGATGCACAGCGTCCTCAGGCCTTTGGAATTTTTGAAAATAATAGACTTGTTTTACTCTTTACTCTGGAAAGCGATCTTGGAGACGGATGGGAAAGTGCGGAAGTTCATAATGACCCCGAGGAAGTTCGCCAAAAAGCTTTGAGAATGGGCGCAAATATTATTAAATACGCTTTTGAAAATTGA
- a CDS encoding THUMP-like domain-containing protein — protein MLNKAIFDLKVSKFIREHQKKDLPTLILKGSPFKAISIQELAIQIKGLNVAEKKFPEFYQNPNILYPPKLNLEQTSSEITAKYKASLIKGNTGIDLTGGLGIDTYFISKNFQEFMYCEINTDLAEIAEHNFKALKADNISVNTGDGLIFLSKFKGGLDWIYADPARRDDRGGKVFKFEDCDPNIPQNLELLFNHTNTMMIKSSPILDISAGLSELKFVKEVHIVAVRNEVKELLWILEKDFEDTPEIKAINFEKDSVQKFSSESEPEHQIAELAEPETYLYEPNAAIMKSGLFDLLAVKTKTKKLHQHSHLYTSKALVGFPGRKFQIASIKEYKPSGLKKHFKSKKANITTRNFPESVEDIRKKFKIKDGGSDYIFFTSNMRDEKIVIYCKKV, from the coding sequence ATGTTGAATAAGGCAATTTTCGATCTAAAAGTCTCAAAATTTATTAGAGAGCATCAGAAAAAAGATCTACCAACACTTATTCTAAAAGGAAGTCCATTTAAAGCTATTAGCATTCAGGAACTGGCAATTCAAATTAAAGGGCTTAATGTGGCTGAAAAGAAATTTCCTGAGTTTTATCAAAATCCAAATATTCTTTATCCGCCTAAACTTAACCTGGAACAGACCTCCTCTGAAATCACAGCAAAATACAAAGCTTCGCTTATCAAAGGAAATACCGGAATAGATCTAACTGGTGGTTTGGGGATTGATACTTACTTTATTTCCAAAAACTTTCAGGAATTCATGTATTGTGAAATAAATACAGACCTTGCTGAAATCGCCGAACACAATTTTAAAGCTCTCAAGGCTGATAATATTTCTGTAAATACAGGCGACGGACTTATTTTTCTAAGCAAATTTAAAGGAGGGTTAGACTGGATTTATGCAGATCCTGCCAGAAGGGATGATCGTGGCGGGAAAGTCTTTAAATTTGAAGATTGTGACCCCAATATTCCACAAAATTTAGAATTGCTCTTTAATCATACTAATACTATGATGATAAAGAGTTCTCCAATTCTTGATATTTCTGCAGGTCTTAGTGAATTGAAATTTGTAAAAGAGGTTCATATAGTAGCGGTAAGAAATGAAGTCAAGGAACTACTATGGATCTTAGAAAAAGATTTTGAAGATACTCCTGAAATCAAAGCTATAAATTTTGAGAAAGATTCAGTTCAAAAGTTTTCAAGTGAAAGCGAACCAGAACACCAAATCGCTGAATTAGCCGAACCCGAAACTTATTTATATGAGCCCAATGCAGCCATAATGAAAAGTGGTTTATTTGATTTATTAGCGGTTAAAACCAAAACAAAAAAATTACATCAGCATTCGCATTTATATACTTCAAAAGCATTAGTAGGTTTCCCCGGTAGAAAATTTCAAATAGCATCTATTAAAGAATATAAACCATCAGGGTTAAAGAAACACTTTAAGTCTAAAAAAGCGAATATCACCACCCGTAATTTCCCCGAATCGGTAGAAGATATTAGAAAAAAGTTCAAAATAAAAGATGGAGGCAGTGACTATATTTTCTTTACCTCCAATATGCGTGATGAGAAGATCGTGATCTATTGTAAAAAAGTGTAG
- a CDS encoding AI-2E family transporter, with amino-acid sequence MKGKEFANGILRAIGIMIGILLLLYFLWEIQSVIVYIAVAGVIALVGRPIVIFLRNKLRLPNQLAVITVLILVLAIFVGIIFVFVPIVIEQSKYLGQIDIEAFKNDLNDLNQQVNKYLGVEEINIIEGLKRSEFIRNFDVSLIPQFLNNVFGILGATLIAVFSILFISFFFLKDSKLMLNSILVFANRGDEQKFQRVFNKIKVLLSRYFVGLTMQIAVLFILYTILLSVFEINNPIAIAFICAFLNLVPYLGPLLAGILMALFVISSFLGADFSSIILPRLIYVMLGYGICQLIDNFISQPMIFGASVKSHPLEIFLIILIAGLMFGITGMVVAVPFYTALKVIAKESLSEYKIVKRLTRDL; translated from the coding sequence GTGAAAGGAAAAGAATTTGCAAATGGAATACTAAGGGCTATAGGTATCATGATAGGTATCTTGCTTTTGCTCTATTTCTTATGGGAAATTCAATCAGTGATCGTTTATATCGCTGTAGCCGGGGTAATCGCACTTGTTGGCAGACCCATTGTAATTTTTCTTCGGAATAAACTACGGCTGCCCAATCAGCTTGCGGTTATTACGGTTTTAATACTTGTACTAGCCATTTTTGTGGGTATTATTTTTGTTTTTGTTCCAATTGTAATTGAACAGAGCAAATATCTGGGGCAAATAGACATTGAAGCCTTTAAGAATGATTTGAATGATCTTAATCAGCAGGTTAACAAATATCTGGGTGTAGAAGAGATCAATATTATTGAAGGTCTCAAAAGGAGTGAGTTTATACGTAATTTTGATGTAAGCCTTATTCCCCAGTTTTTAAATAATGTATTCGGAATTCTTGGCGCGACCCTAATCGCCGTTTTTTCTATTTTATTTATCTCTTTCTTCTTTTTAAAAGACAGTAAATTAATGCTGAACAGTATTCTTGTTTTCGCCAATCGTGGTGATGAGCAGAAGTTCCAGAGAGTTTTTAATAAAATTAAGGTCTTACTATCCCGGTATTTCGTGGGACTTACCATGCAGATTGCCGTATTATTTATTCTATATACCATCTTGTTATCGGTATTCGAAATTAACAATCCTATTGCCATTGCTTTTATTTGTGCCTTTTTGAACTTGGTTCCATACCTGGGACCTTTGCTGGCAGGAATTTTAATGGCATTATTCGTAATTTCAAGCTTTCTGGGAGCCGATTTTAGCAGTATTATTCTCCCGAGACTTATTTATGTAATGCTTGGTTATGGAATATGCCAGCTTATAGACAACTTTATCTCACAACCCATGATATTTGGCGCAAGTGTAAAATCTCATCCGCTTGAAATTTTTCTTATTATTTTAATCGCGGGATTAATGTTTGGAATCACGGGAATGGTAGTAGCAGTGCCATTTTACACCGCTCTTAAGGTGATCGCAAAAGAATCATTAAGCGAGTATAAAATTGTAAAAAGGCTAACCCGAGACCTTTAA
- a CDS encoding translocation/assembly module TamB domain-containing protein, producing the protein MIVFSIPAVQTSVAKRLTDSVREKNDVNISIGRVSLSYFGDIKLNEIYVEDHHEDTLLTAKEIRSSIISFTNLINNSPNLGDTRIDGLHMQMRRYKNEDRDNLGVLIEKLRKEPTGDSTHFELNANNVQILNSRYSYIDENLDKQDVLIVDSLSIYANELQIDDENINIDIGSLKGYEHRGIEIDNLSTQFHYDPNKMNLVDMKLQTPSSQIDADLYFNYDLSDFSDFENLVQVEANFRESILSSNDLQAFYDGFGDDQLLQFETKLTGTLNDFNLDDFRLKGLDRTEIYGNFQVKGSFSKEPGSFSLDGRFSDFNTNYYDMVNFLPGPLLGKLPESLRDFGSVNLKGNTLVTNSSLDADVILSSQLGSANADFVLRNYNSSSASTYKGKLIFKDFNIGKLISNEQLGKTSFNLDFDGGGFTREDLNTQLKGAISRFTYNNYTYKNIRVIGNLRNPLFNGYFVSDDPNLQMEFNGLIDVSDDINVYDFEASVEYADLNTLNFVNRDSISVFKGDVIMNMKGTNIDNAFGDIMLLNTSYKNQNNLYYFDDLSVSSSFEGPVRTITINSPDVINGEVKGVFNLNEVGSLVENSIGSIYTNYKAKTITTNQYMEFDFDIYNQIVEVFYPEIELAPNTFIRGRVESDESEFRLTFKSPRIDIFDNMIEQINLQVDNTNPIYNTFFEADSVATDFYNFSEFSFINVTQRDTLFIRSEFKGGNKNDDEFNLNLFHTINENNKSVVGIQQSDFKFKENVWYLNEDNNRNNKIVFDNNFRDLQIDSLVMSHQNEEIRLSGNMRDSTYKNFKMKFQNVDIAKITPEIDSLDLAGTLNGDLDLLQEDGAYFPNTNLKIDSLAVNDTFMGNLLMDVKGNTDLTNYSVYAVLQKQGLESLSAVGGIDVSGNEPSIDLEVNLNRLNLSIFTALGADVLTDIRGFASGRAFVSGNYKNPDFSGSLRLNKAGLLIPYLNIDIDFQDQARVNLTKQQFVFDNIDIVDTKYNTQGVLDGTISHRNFSEWFLDLTLNSDRMLVLDTESDEDALYYGTAFIDGEATIKGPTDQLVIDVNAATERGTVFKIPLSDTESVGDNSFIRFLSPEEKAARLAGEELELPEVKGIEMIFDLDITNDAEVEVVVDKTSGSTLRGRGSGNLLLEINTNGKFNMWGDFIVYEGVYNFKYAGLVQKVFTVESGGSINWDGDPTDAQLDVSAVYSLNANPAVLLENPSVNRKIPVDVVINLQGEIAQPDIGFEIDFPSASSTVKSELQYRIDDRATTELQALFLVTQGTFYSEFGLRGAAIYGTLAERASSIVNDIFADDDGKFQVGVNYVQGDRTPDQQTVDRFGLTLSTQISDRVIINGQVGVPIGGVTESVIIGDLEIEFLLNEEGTLRAKVFNRENNIQFIGEEIGFTQGVGLSYNVDFDTFKELIRKIANKEIEESATEEDRKESAKSLAPDYINFPTSDQN; encoded by the coding sequence TTGATAGTATTTTCTATCCCTGCTGTACAGACATCTGTAGCTAAAAGGCTTACCGATTCCGTTCGTGAAAAGAACGATGTAAATATTTCAATTGGAAGAGTCTCACTTAGTTATTTCGGGGATATTAAGCTCAATGAAATATATGTGGAAGATCATCATGAAGATACGTTATTAACCGCAAAAGAGATTCGTTCTTCTATTATTAGCTTCACAAATCTTATCAATAATTCTCCAAATCTTGGGGATACCCGTATTGATGGTCTTCATATGCAAATGCGCAGATATAAAAATGAAGACCGTGATAATCTTGGGGTTCTTATTGAAAAATTAAGGAAGGAACCTACTGGTGATTCTACCCATTTTGAATTGAATGCAAATAATGTTCAAATTCTAAATAGCAGATATAGCTATATTGATGAAAATCTGGATAAACAGGATGTTCTTATTGTGGATAGTCTAAGTATTTACGCGAATGAGCTTCAAATAGATGATGAAAATATCAATATAGATATTGGTAGTTTAAAGGGCTATGAACACCGCGGAATTGAGATAGACAATCTGTCTACCCAGTTCCATTATGACCCGAACAAGATGAATTTGGTGGACATGAAGCTTCAAACCCCAAGTTCTCAAATAGATGCAGACCTATATTTTAATTATGATCTATCAGATTTTTCAGATTTTGAGAATTTAGTTCAGGTAGAAGCAAATTTCAGGGAAAGTATTCTTTCCAGTAACGATCTGCAGGCTTTTTATGATGGTTTTGGTGATGATCAATTATTGCAATTTGAAACGAAACTTACCGGGACTCTTAACGATTTTAATCTTGATGATTTTAGACTGAAAGGATTGGACAGGACTGAGATTTACGGTAATTTTCAGGTAAAAGGTTCTTTCTCAAAAGAACCCGGCAGCTTTAGTTTAGATGGGCGTTTTTCAGATTTTAATACCAATTATTATGATATGGTTAATTTTCTTCCAGGTCCATTATTGGGGAAATTACCAGAATCACTCCGGGATTTCGGAAGCGTTAATTTAAAAGGGAATACCCTGGTTACCAATTCGTCGCTGGATGCAGATGTAATTTTAAGCAGTCAGTTAGGTTCTGCCAATGCAGATTTCGTTTTGCGTAATTATAATAGTTCTTCAGCTTCTACATATAAGGGAAAATTGATTTTTAAAGATTTCAATATTGGTAAATTGATTAGTAATGAGCAATTGGGAAAAACCAGTTTTAATCTAGATTTCGATGGCGGAGGTTTCACACGTGAAGATCTAAATACACAACTTAAAGGAGCAATCTCCAGATTCACATATAATAATTATACCTACAAAAACATTAGAGTGATCGGGAATCTTCGGAATCCATTGTTTAACGGATACTTTGTTTCCGATGACCCTAATCTTCAAATGGAATTTAATGGTTTGATAGATGTTTCAGACGATATTAATGTGTATGATTTTGAAGCTTCCGTAGAGTATGCAGATCTAAATACCCTGAATTTTGTTAACAGAGATAGTATTTCAGTTTTCAAAGGGGATGTGATCATGAATATGAAGGGAACCAATATAGATAATGCTTTTGGGGATATTATGCTTCTTAATACATCGTATAAAAACCAAAACAATCTCTATTATTTTGATGATCTTAGTGTTTCTTCAAGCTTTGAAGGACCTGTTAGAACGATTACCATTAATTCCCCGGATGTTATAAACGGGGAAGTTAAGGGTGTTTTTAATTTGAATGAAGTAGGTTCTCTGGTAGAAAATTCCATTGGTAGTATATACACTAATTATAAGGCGAAAACCATCACCACAAATCAGTATATGGAATTCGATTTCGATATCTATAATCAGATCGTTGAAGTGTTTTATCCTGAGATTGAACTTGCTCCAAATACATTTATAAGAGGTAGAGTAGAGTCTGATGAATCAGAATTTAGATTAACTTTTAAATCGCCGAGGATAGACATTTTCGACAATATGATAGAACAAATCAACCTGCAGGTTGATAATACAAATCCAATTTATAATACCTTTTTTGAAGCCGACAGTGTAGCAACCGATTTTTATAATTTTTCCGAATTTAGTTTTATTAATGTAACCCAGAGAGATACTCTTTTTATTCGATCTGAATTTAAGGGAGGGAACAAAAATGATGATGAGTTTAATCTAAACCTTTTTCATACCATCAATGAGAATAATAAATCTGTAGTAGGAATTCAACAATCAGATTTTAAATTCAAGGAAAATGTTTGGTATTTAAATGAAGATAATAACCGTAATAATAAAATCGTATTCGATAATAACTTCAGGGACTTGCAAATAGATTCTCTGGTTATGAGCCATCAAAATGAAGAAATTCGATTAAGTGGCAATATGCGGGATTCTACCTATAAAAATTTCAAAATGAAATTTCAAAATGTAGATATCGCCAAGATCACTCCTGAAATAGATAGCTTAGATTTAGCCGGAACATTAAATGGCGATCTTGACCTGCTTCAGGAGGATGGCGCATATTTTCCCAATACAAATTTAAAAATCGACTCCTTAGCGGTAAACGATACTTTCATGGGAAATCTTCTGATGGACGTAAAAGGGAATACAGATCTCACCAATTATTCAGTATACGCTGTTCTTCAAAAACAAGGCCTGGAGTCGCTCTCTGCAGTAGGGGGTATAGATGTTAGTGGAAATGAACCTTCCATAGACCTGGAGGTGAATCTAAATAGACTGAATCTTTCCATTTTTACGGCATTAGGAGCAGATGTTCTTACAGATATTAGGGGTTTTGCTTCGGGAAGGGCTTTTGTTAGCGGGAACTATAAAAATCCCGATTTTTCCGGTAGTTTAAGATTAAATAAGGCAGGACTTCTAATTCCTTATTTAAATATTGATATAGATTTTCAGGATCAGGCCAGAGTTAATTTAACCAAGCAGCAATTTGTATTTGATAATATAGATATTGTAGATACAAAGTACAATACCCAGGGTGTTTTAGACGGGACTATATCCCATCGGAATTTCTCTGAATGGTTTCTTGACTTAACTCTGAATTCAGACAGAATGCTGGTTCTTGATACCGAATCGGACGAAGATGCATTGTATTATGGAACTGCATTTATTGATGGCGAGGCAACTATAAAAGGCCCTACAGATCAATTGGTAATTGATGTAAATGCAGCAACTGAAAGGGGAACGGTTTTTAAAATTCCTTTAAGTGATACTGAATCTGTTGGAGATAATTCATTTATAAGATTTTTAAGTCCTGAAGAAAAAGCAGCAAGATTAGCCGGGGAAGAATTGGAACTGCCTGAGGTAAAAGGCATAGAGATGATCTTTGATCTTGACATCACCAATGATGCTGAAGTTGAAGTAGTAGTAGATAAAACTAGTGGTAGTACATTAAGAGGTCGTGGTTCCGGAAACTTATTGCTGGAAATAAATACCAATGGTAAGTTTAATATGTGGGGGGATTTTATTGTTTATGAGGGAGTTTATAATTTCAAATATGCCGGCCTGGTTCAAAAAGTGTTTACTGTGGAATCTGGAGGAAGTATAAACTGGGATGGAGATCCTACAGATGCTCAATTAGATGTTAGCGCCGTTTATTCACTGAATGCAAACCCCGCAGTACTATTAGAAAACCCTTCGGTGAACCGAAAAATTCCTGTAGATGTTGTAATTAATCTTCAGGGTGAAATTGCGCAGCCTGATATTGGTTTTGAAATAGATTTTCCAAGTGCCAGTTCAACGGTAAAATCTGAATTGCAATATAGAATTGATGATAGAGCAACCACTGAATTACAGGCTTTATTTTTGGTAACTCAGGGAACTTTCTATAGTGAATTCGGTTTGCGAGGTGCAGCGATCTATGGAACCCTGGCTGAACGGGCTTCCAGTATTGTTAATGATATTTTTGCTGATGATGATGGTAAATTTCAGGTAGGTGTGAACTACGTTCAGGGTGATCGTACTCCAGATCAGCAAACAGTAGATAGATTTGGACTTACGCTTTCTACTCAAATTTCAGACCGCGTGATCATTAATGGTCAGGTTGGGGTTCCTATTGGTGGGGTTACCGAATCTGTGATTATTGGTGATCTTGAAATAGAATTTTTACTGAATGAAGAAGGAACACTTCGTGCGAAGGTTTTCAACAGGGAGAATAATATTCAGTTTATTGGAGAAGAAATAGGGTTTACACAGGGGGTAGGTTTATCTTATAATGTAGATTTTGATACTTTTAAAGAGTTAATTAGAAAAATAGCTAACAAAGAAATTGAAGAGTCTGCCACCGAAGAAGATAGAAAAGAGTCTGCAAAATCTCTTGCTCCAGATTATATAAATTTCCCTACTTCAGACCAGAATTAA
- the tsaD gene encoding tRNA (adenosine(37)-N6)-threonylcarbamoyltransferase complex transferase subunit TsaD → MSDQKINILAIESSCDDTAAAVLCNGKILSNIVATQKVHEQYGGVVPELASRAHQQNIVPVIHQALAKANIDKKDVSAIAFTRGPGLMGSLLVGTSFAKSLSMGLNIPLIEINHMQAHILAHFIEEDDFEKPTFPFLAMTISGGHTQIVKVTDYFKMEVIGETIDDAVGEAFDKSAKILGLPYPGGPLIDKYAQEGDPKAFKFPKPKVDGLNFSFSGFKTAVLYFVQRETKNDPEFVEKNLKDICASIQYTIIGILIDKLKKAVKETGITQVAIAGGVSANSGIRQALKDAEQKWGWKCFVPKFEYTTDNAAMIGIAGYHKYLKKDFADFSVTAQSRYKF, encoded by the coding sequence ATGTCAGACCAAAAAATAAACATTCTCGCCATTGAATCTTCTTGTGATGATACAGCTGCTGCTGTACTTTGCAACGGAAAAATCCTGTCTAATATTGTTGCGACTCAAAAAGTACATGAACAATATGGAGGTGTGGTTCCTGAACTTGCCTCCAGAGCGCATCAACAAAATATCGTTCCCGTGATTCATCAGGCATTAGCGAAGGCAAATATCGATAAAAAAGATGTTTCTGCAATCGCTTTTACAAGAGGTCCGGGATTGATGGGTTCGCTCCTGGTAGGAACTTCATTCGCCAAGTCACTTTCTATGGGGTTAAATATTCCTCTTATTGAGATAAATCATATGCAAGCCCATATTTTAGCGCACTTCATTGAAGAAGATGATTTTGAAAAACCTACATTTCCATTTTTAGCAATGACTATAAGCGGTGGTCACACACAAATCGTGAAAGTTACAGACTATTTCAAGATGGAAGTTATTGGTGAAACCATTGATGATGCTGTTGGAGAAGCTTTTGATAAGAGCGCAAAAATATTAGGTCTCCCTTATCCTGGCGGACCTTTAATAGATAAATATGCCCAGGAAGGTGATCCAAAAGCTTTCAAATTTCCAAAACCTAAAGTGGATGGGTTGAATTTCAGCTTTAGCGGATTTAAAACTGCGGTGCTCTATTTTGTGCAAAGGGAGACTAAAAATGATCCTGAATTCGTAGAAAAAAATCTAAAGGACATTTGTGCGTCTATTCAATATACAATTATCGGGATTCTTATTGATAAGCTGAAAAAGGCGGTAAAAGAAACCGGTATAACCCAGGTTGCCATCGCCGGAGGTGTTTCTGCCAATAGCGGTATTAGACAGGCGCTAAAAGATGCTGAACAAAAATGGGGATGGAAATGCTTTGTTCCAAAATTTGAATATACTACAGATAACGCAGCAATGATCGGGATCGCAGGATATCACAAATACCTGAAAAAGGATTTCGCAGATTTTTCTGTAACCGCACAATCCAGATATAAATTTTAA
- the pfkA gene encoding 6-phosphofructokinase: MSKKVKRIGVMTSGGDSPGMNAAIRAVVRTCAYYHTDCVGYYRGFQGMINGESTNMNARSVRNLVNQGGTILQSARSKEFLTEEGRAKAAKNLKEAEVDAMILIGGDGTFRGGQIFSQEHGIPVIGVPGTIDNDIYGTHYTIGYDTALNTVVEAIDKIRDTASSHNRLFFVEVMGRDAGFIALNSGIGAGAEEILIPEEDLGLERLLDSLERSRRAGKTSSIVVVSEGDKIGKNVFQLAEYVKKNLPFYDARVTVLGHIQRGGRPSCFDRVLASRLSVKAVELLLDGKRDLMVGMLNNEIESCSLDQALKGKHNINKDLLRISEILST; encoded by the coding sequence ATGAGTAAGAAAGTAAAACGCATTGGAGTAATGACTTCAGGAGGCGATTCACCCGGGATGAATGCAGCGATAAGAGCAGTTGTGCGAACATGTGCCTATTATCATACAGATTGTGTTGGGTATTATAGAGGTTTTCAGGGGATGATTAATGGGGAATCCACAAATATGAACGCGCGGAGTGTCCGCAACCTGGTAAACCAGGGTGGAACTATTTTGCAGTCTGCCCGTTCAAAAGAGTTTCTTACCGAAGAAGGCAGAGCCAAAGCTGCAAAGAATTTAAAAGAAGCTGAAGTTGATGCGATGATCTTAATTGGCGGTGATGGTACTTTTCGTGGCGGTCAGATTTTTAGCCAGGAACATGGAATCCCGGTAATTGGAGTTCCCGGAACTATCGATAATGATATCTATGGAACTCATTATACTATAGGCTATGATACGGCTCTCAACACCGTAGTGGAGGCCATAGATAAGATACGTGATACTGCAAGTTCTCACAATAGGTTGTTCTTTGTAGAAGTTATGGGTCGTGATGCCGGTTTTATTGCCCTTAATAGCGGAATTGGTGCCGGAGCTGAAGAAATTCTTATTCCTGAGGAAGATCTTGGGTTAGAACGATTGTTAGATTCTTTGGAAAGAAGTAGAAGAGCAGGGAAAACGTCAAGTATCGTTGTTGTTTCAGAAGGAGATAAGATTGGTAAGAATGTATTTCAGCTTGCTGAATATGTAAAGAAAAATCTTCCGTTCTACGATGCTCGTGTGACAGTTTTAGGACATATTCAAAGAGGAGGAAGGCCTAGTTGTTTTGATCGTGTACTGGCAAGCAGGCTTTCTGTAAAAGCTGTGGAGTTGTTATTAGATGGCAAAAGAGATCTAATGGTGGGAATGCTCAATAATGAAATAGAGTCCTGCAGTTTAGACCAGGCACTAAAAGGAAAACATAATATTAATAAAGACCTTTTAAGAATATCTGAAATCTTATCTACTTAA
- a CDS encoding TrmH family RNA methyltransferase, whose amino-acid sequence MIDQLTHQETSFQKRKFPIILLLDNITSEANLGSMFRLADAFGVEKIVFCGSEPNLQSNRLKRTARNTFKTVQFEFFEDSVKTIKNLKTEGYKNIAIEITSSSNPIGSFSLNEDEKLVLIAGNERHGISAEVLNLCDELYHIEMFGENSSMNVAQSVGIALYEITKAFNKFHKK is encoded by the coding sequence TTGATAGATCAACTTACACATCAAGAAACTTCATTTCAAAAAAGAAAATTCCCGATCATTCTTTTACTCGATAATATCACCAGTGAAGCCAACCTGGGAAGTATGTTTCGACTGGCAGATGCTTTTGGGGTTGAAAAAATTGTTTTCTGTGGCAGTGAACCTAATCTGCAAAGTAACAGGCTTAAGCGTACGGCCAGAAACACCTTTAAAACGGTACAATTTGAATTCTTTGAAGATTCAGTAAAGACTATTAAAAACCTAAAAACCGAAGGCTATAAGAATATTGCCATAGAAATCACTTCTTCCAGCAATCCAATAGGAAGTTTCAGTTTGAACGAGGATGAAAAATTAGTGCTTATTGCTGGAAATGAACGACATGGCATTAGCGCTGAAGTATTAAACCTTTGTGATGAACTGTATCATATTGAAATGTTTGGCGAAAACAGTAGTATGAATGTGGCACAGTCTGTTGGAATTGCGTTATATGAAATCACCAAAGCATTCAACAAGTTTCATAAGAAATAA
- a CDS encoding 16S rRNA (uracil(1498)-N(3))-methyltransferase has protein sequence MQLFYNPEISEKDKQIIFPKDESKHIVKVLRKSEGDILNITNGNGLLINAEIIKADIKQCLAKVISVEKQPAPPYYVHMIVAPTKMNDRYEWFLEKAMEIGVHEITPIICDHSERKVVKLNRFERVLQSAMKQSLHYRMPKLNDPINFSDFIATEIEGSKYIAHCEEETGKNYLQNEIIPGENINILIGPEGDFSKEEIEKAINKGWNAVSLGDSRLRTETAAIVACHSVALINQKK, from the coding sequence ATGCAGTTATTCTATAATCCTGAAATTTCTGAAAAAGATAAACAGATCATTTTTCCAAAGGACGAAAGCAAGCATATTGTAAAAGTGCTTAGAAAATCTGAAGGTGATATTCTAAATATCACCAACGGGAACGGACTTTTGATCAATGCTGAGATCATTAAAGCAGATATTAAGCAATGTCTTGCCAAGGTGATTTCAGTAGAAAAACAACCGGCTCCACCCTATTATGTGCATATGATCGTGGCGCCAACAAAAATGAACGACAGGTATGAATGGTTTCTGGAAAAGGCGATGGAAATTGGAGTCCATGAGATCACGCCAATTATCTGCGATCATAGCGAAAGAAAAGTGGTGAAATTAAACCGGTTTGAACGAGTTTTACAAAGCGCCATGAAGCAATCATTGCATTACCGAATGCCTAAATTGAACGATCCCATAAATTTTTCAGATTTCATTGCTACAGAAATTGAAGGTTCAAAATATATTGCACATTGCGAGGAGGAAACAGGGAAAAATTATCTTCAAAATGAAATTATTCCAGGCGAAAATATCAATATTTTAATTGGGCCTGAAGGCGACTTCAGCAAAGAAGAGATTGAAAAAGCTATAAATAAAGGCTGGAATGCCGTAAGTTTGGGAGATAGTCGTCTACGCACTGAAACGGCCGCGATAGTTGCCTGCCATAGCGTTGCGCTTATAAATCAGAAAAAATAA